cataaaatatcaACAAGTTGTTAATTTGAGTGATATTATATttgattcttttaaataaaatttcaggtttaaattttgtgaatgaaaaaaacgttattagaagaaaaaaatctcaCAAAAGATGAATAGTCAAATTTCTTgactaatattaattattaataaagtcAATAGATACTTTACACCAATaacatagttaaaaaaaaattctcataaaaaactttaattaatatcttattaaaatttaacgggTTTGCCTTAAGCTATCATGTTATATTTTCAAGAATCACATTTTTAAGAATCTTATAATTAGGTCTTggatatatttaaaaacatgtttcactacatttttaatatttttgagaatctcttttaaaattcctaataatttaagcaaaaataaataaaaaaaggaaattactAGTACTTTAGGAAATAACTCCCCTTATTCCCACAAGAATATTACTTTTTCATGGtgagtttgaattttctcagtaACATTTTAACAAAATCTAACTAATATTGACCgataaaatatgaaaacttaataatttttaattttttcaaattataaaaaataagttgttaaaGATAACTATATGTGATCTTTTTTTTGGTCAACATGACATTGGTGTAAAGTTCAATCAACTTGATTAATCTTTATCAAAAAATCTTAGAGTATGTTTAGATGGAGAAATTTAATAggataattcaattttttaaaaaagattttaattatttttcaattaaataagatgtttgaataaaaatttgaaaaaaaattaaaatttgagtattttgaTCAGGAATTTTAGTTAACTAAATGTTAATATTTAAGTTAACTAAAATTCCTGATcaaaatactcaaatttcaatttcttttcaaatttttatgaaagaatttgaaattcttttgtgCAGTAAGACACTTTCTCTGGTTCCTTCATTCTCTCACTATTCTCTCTCTTGCAACAACTTCTCCCGAATTGAGTTGAAGGTTATGTTAATCGATGTTTAAAGTAATAAATGAGAAACCTGGAGGTATTAATCTGAGAGTGACAGGTAGGGTGATCATTGTAGGAGCCGCTGACGCTGGAGTCGGAAACAGAGCCAGATCTGAAAACAAGGCCTTGCTCGATGCCGAAGCTTTGCGTGGAGGAGACAGAGGGGCGAGGCAAGGGGAGGCCTTGGTCGACGGCGACGGAGGAACTGAAATCGCAGCTGCATCGAGGGGAGTTTCTGACGACGTCGTCGAAGCTCTTGGTGGGCCTGTCGGGGCTGGTCTTGTTAGGCTTGATGAAATTGAAGTTAAGGACACTGGTGGCGCCGCCTCCTCCTCCGCCATGAGGGGGGTGGTGGTGGTCTTCTTGCGGTTGTTGGTCCTTGTTCTTGCTGGACTTTTTACCCCACCAAGTGGGCATGTTCTGAGTTATTGGACTAAGCACAAAGACAGAGTGGTTCAATTCAAAGAAGAAGGTGagagttgtttaattttgaatgataagtatgtctaattttttatccaaacacaaaattttaaaaatgaagaaatttaaattgaagcatttaaaattatcaaaatttaaaattctttagaattttaaatttcctcATCCAACTACACTCTTAATGAATCAGGTTAAGTTGAACCTCTCCTCTCAAAGGAATTTTTGATCTATAAGATTTGAATATGGAATCTTGTATAAGATAATTGAATATAGTAATATTTAGACTAATCCCTTGTTGATATAATTTGTGACCAATGACCTGAGTTATAATCACATGCTAATATtctacttttttctttaaaagattataactttctttcatattttctcgtataaataatattttaattaatattaatcaatCCACAAAAATTTTCTATAGCACTACTTAACTTTGATTTTTCATTACACTCAAGAATACGTATGAATAAGGAAAAtatgttttcagaaatttttcttgtttaaaaaatatattttttcaaatgataaatttttaaaaagaaggtATATATTAAAGTTATTTCAGCCAAAggattattttagaaaaaaaaaatacatatatctaTTTAAAAATGTTCTATTGAAACTAAGCgcggaattttttttcttcttcaagaaacatgTTTAAGCATTCCAAAAAATGTTTATAGCTGACTAAATAAGTTTTAACCATTTCTTGCATTGATATACCCAAAATTCGTGGGTCTCAACTATATAATTTTCTCTCTCCTACCAAACATATCATTTTAGAGACACTTATTTTAGTCGATTTATAAAAGTTCAATTGAGTAAAGATTTTTCATAAGCACGTTAAAGTTAAGACATATTTTAAAGTTCAAATTTTCTTTNNNNNNNNNNNNNNNNNNNNNNNNNNNNNNNNNNNNNNNNNNNNNNNNNNNNNNNNNNNNNNNNNNNNNNNNNNNNNNNNNNNNNNNNNNNNNNNNNNNNGCGGTACTAAAGGGTGGCGACGagttataatatataagataacTTTTTACTCCTTACAGATTATACTCATCTACATTTAAAGCACCATTGTTTCCATGGAAATCAAATCCATATGCACGTATGATTACTAGAGAAGTATGTACTGAAAAAGATTTAAAGAGACTcagtattaatttttaaaataaactatatatttaatattaaaaaattaaaattatttatatgaagAGAATTTTACCTGATAACTACTCCTAACTCAGTTGCGTACACATgctgttgttaaaataaaaaagtcttttaaaatacaaacaataGCAAAGCACATATTCAAACGTACATACGTTTctctgataataaaaaaattcaaacgtACGTGAAGATAGTTTAAGAAACACCTCATCATTGATTCACTTGAAAATTTGATGtatttcatgataaaataaaacacgTTAAAGTTTTTGCATATAAAACAAGGATAGCCAGAAAAGAAAggacatcataaaaaaattgaaagggtaaaatgttaataatattgtatgtaATTTATTGAAGCAAACGTTGTTTAAAATGAATAACAGTTCGTACATTACAATAATACAGGATGAGATCCCTGTAGTATGTATGAACCATGCATgaactttttgtatttttttttccgttGCTACCATAATCTGTTGAAGAAGTTCCTGAATGGCATGCTCTAGCATTGCAAGATGGTACCTTCtctctaaattattatttaaaaaaggaGAGATTTTATTAACTTCTAACTTATTCTTTTTCTCCATTACTCTTCTAACTTATTTGATGATAGTGCTACTATTCTATTACACTAAgcatctattattattattatcattattattattatcattatttatctttccttttattACATCATATTACTTAAggtactatatatatttttctctcttctgtCTTTATTTCTCTAAAGTATCAGCTGGAGTAAGGCATCCAAGAATCTTCATTAATTGAACTTGTTAATATCTCCTTCCACCGCAACCACGCTCTCTTTGGCAGTTGGCATAAGCTGCTGCAACAGGTGCAAGGTTATTAATTTCAGCAAAGTTTCTGGAATTGAAATTATGGCGCCATTCTGGGGTGATGACAGTGTCTCTGCCCAATTGCTGGAACAATACGAACACGATTCGATGAATCCCTACTGAAGGGTTCGGGCTCTCATAAAACACAACCTCTCTCCCTGTGCATCAATATTAATGTCTCATGTCatgtgtgtctatatatatatataattataaaaagtgaATTTAAATCTAACTCAATCTTAAATTTGTAAGATTAGGATTACTTCtcacttatataatttattttggtcATATCTTTAATTTGAATTGATGTGAAACtttaacatgttatttttatcCCACGGCTACTTAAGCATATACACAACACTTAGAATATTTGTACTTACCAAAGCTTGCATTTGTGGTAGCTGGAATATCTGTCACCATCCTGTCATTGTTAAAGAGAGAAAGATTGATAACAaacgaatataatatatgtCAATAAACAAGTTcacgaaaaaattataaaatttgagcATATTTAGGCTCTACTGCTATATAAATTTTGGATACAAATTATAATCAATATAAGCTTGGTTACGGGGTGTATCCTGCTTTTATGGAAAGctatatgttttaatttcttgACCCCGATGATTTGTAATATTGATGCATGGTTCGTGGCACACTCCTTGTGACCTTGATCctgttttcttcttaattaataataattcatttgccttttaaaaaaaatcaatatcagTGAAGGTATTCCttgttaatagaaattaaaaacagaagcaaTTGGGAGACTACAGAAGCAAAGATAACTCATTCACCAGTGAAGGTATTCCCTCAAGACAGGGTTGCTAGGGCTAGGTGCATCTGCATCCACCATAACCTGAGATTCAaccataaatttttatatatatagcatgCATACTAGCTGttaataacttatttattaagaCTAATTTGTACTCGCTAGCTAGCAATTGATTAATTTCCACTATATATACTACTTAATTACTTACCAGAGTGTAGAAGGTCCTTAGGTCTTCACCACCAACAGTAACCCTAGGGCGATTAACAACTTGAGAGGGCCTGAGTTCCAAGCCATTGCTAATCG
The Glycine max cultivar Williams 82 chromosome 16, Glycine_max_v4.0, whole genome shotgun sequence genome window above contains:
- the FT5A gene encoding protein FLOWERING LOCUS T, producing the protein MARENPLVIGGVIGDVLNPFTSSVSLTVSINNRAISNGLELRPSQVVNRPRVTVGGEDLRTFYTLVMVDADAPSPSNPVLREYLHWMVTDIPATTNASFGREVVFYESPNPSVGIHRIVFVLFQQLGRDTVITPEWRHNFNSRNFAEINNLAPVAAAYANCQRERGCGGRRY